The segment AGTCCAAGAAGACTTCCACGAACGATGGAATCTTCCCCTTCCTCCCAAAAATAGTCGTCATCTCCAACGGGTTCTAACCTCTGAAGTACAAGCAGCTTAGTGTTGAGATTCCCATCAAATTAAATTCGAGGACGAACGCAATTTGTCCCTACAGCAACGTTGTTGTACATCAATGGTAGGTGTATTGTGTTCGCCCAAAATATACATAGACGAACGTCTATAGATTACTATTAATGTATAGCACTATCTATTAAGATGATATAAAAAAGTACAAAAAAAGACCAGCTAGTATTGCTAGACTGATTAATGACTAGAGAGATTGCTAGTTCTGATTCCCCTCAATAAAAGGCTCAGTAATTACTAATATTTTGAGCTAAAAGTTGAGCTAACACAATTAACTCTTTGTCTCTCTATCAATTCACTAGACTAACACTAACTGCTCCTCTGTTGTTCCCTAACCACTTTTTATTGTGCAGCATCCATCACCGATACCACAACCTAAATTTAGGATTTTAAGATCCGAACTTAAGAAGGATTAGTTAAAGATGGGAAAATAGGCAATCTCTTGTGTGAGCATTTCTGGAGAATTCCTTAAAGTCAAAAGGGGGTTAGACCAAAAACTTGAAAAATAGAATTATTAAAGTTATGGATAGTAGAGATGGGAGAAAAAAAACGAATTGGGATTCTCACCAGTGGCGGTGATTGCGCGGGATTAAATGCCGTTATTAGAGCCGTTGTTCACCATGCGATGGGAACCTACGGTTGGGAAGTGGTGGGTATTCGGGAAGCAACCCACGGGTTGATGACTCGTCCTCCCCAGGTGATGGAGTTTGAACTCGATAAACTGGACTCCTTGTTGTTAATGGGAGGAACTATCCTAGGAACCACTAATAAAGGCGATCCTTTTGCTTTTCCGATGGGAGATGGAACCCTACGCGATCGCTCTCAAGAAATTATCGACGGCTATCATAGTCTGGGGTTAGATGCGCTCATTGGTATTGGTGGGGATGGCAGTTTAGCCATTTTACGGCGTTTAGCTCAACAAGGGGGGATCAATCTCGTGGGGATTCCCAAAACGATTGATAATGATGTAGGAGCCACAGAAGTCTCCATTGGCTTTGATACGGCGACCAATATTGCGACAGAAGCCCTTGATCGTCTCCATTTTACCGCAGCCAGCCATAATCGGGTCATGATTTTGGAAGTCATGGGACGCGATGCTGGACATATCGCCTTAGCGGCGGGTATTGCGGGGGGAGCCGATATTATTTTAATTCCCGAAATTCCCTACCAAATGGAAAATGTTTGCCAGAAGATTCGCCAAAGACAGGAAATGGGCAAAAATTTCTGTTTAGTCATGGTTTCCGAAGCTGTCCGCACAGAAGTCGGGGATCAACTAACGGAACTCAAAGCAGCCGGAGAAGATCGCCTAGGGGGAATTGGTAAGTATCTGGCCGAACAAATTGCCCTCAAAACGGGTGCAGAAACCCGTGTAACGGTCTTGGGACACATTCAACGAGGGGGGATGCCTTCTCCTGTTGATCGTCTGTTAGGATCGGCATTTGGAGTCGCTGCGGTGGATTTAATTGCCCAAGGAAAATATGACCAGATGGTGGCTTGGCAAAACCGACAGATCGTCAGTGTTCCCATTGCTGAGGCCATTAATACCTATCGCAGTGTTGACCCTGAAGAAACTTTGGTTAAAACTGCCAGAGGATTAGGCATTTGTTTAGGAGATTAACAAAGAATGCTACATAATTGCTGTAGGGGTAGGTTTATCTAATTTTAATAAAAATCCCCTGCTTAGCTAGGTTTCAACCACTAACAGGGGAAAATGACGAGTTTAAAAAATTTTTTTTGCTTATGCAGGAACAGCGACTTTAGTGGTAGCTGTTATTTTTTCATAGGTTTCTCTCATTTTGAGACCGACTAAGACTTGGAAAAGTCCGGTTCCGTTATTAGACCCTGGATAATCTTTGTGTTGTAGCAACAATTCGGTCATCTCACCATAATATTTGGTTCCAGTTTTGCTTAGATGACTTTCAATGTAAATCATCTCTTCGAGATTGTCGAATTGACCATCGACTTCTAATATAGAGACTTCATTGCCCATAAAGTTGTCGGGACCGTAGTACATTTTAATCCCCGGATAGGCGCAGGTTAGCTTCCGACCACAAGGCCGCCAATCAATGGTAGACCCTTCATCAAACAGATAGGCTGGTTCAAAGTAAGTGATTCCTTCTTTTTGAACTAAGCGTACCCGTAAGAGCTTGCTTTGCTTATCGTCGACTAATTGGGTGGGTAAGACTTGAATGACAACATCAGCGTGTTGCTTTTGGGGTTCAA is part of the Rippkaea orientalis PCC 8801 genome and harbors:
- a CDS encoding ATP-dependent 6-phosphofructokinase — its product is MGEKKRIGILTSGGDCAGLNAVIRAVVHHAMGTYGWEVVGIREATHGLMTRPPQVMEFELDKLDSLLLMGGTILGTTNKGDPFAFPMGDGTLRDRSQEIIDGYHSLGLDALIGIGGDGSLAILRRLAQQGGINLVGIPKTIDNDVGATEVSIGFDTATNIATEALDRLHFTAASHNRVMILEVMGRDAGHIALAAGIAGGADIILIPEIPYQMENVCQKIRQRQEMGKNFCLVMVSEAVRTEVGDQLTELKAAGEDRLGGIGKYLAEQIALKTGAETRVTVLGHIQRGGMPSPVDRLLGSAFGVAAVDLIAQGKYDQMVAWQNRQIVSVPIAEAINTYRSVDPEETLVKTARGLGICLGD